The Pagrus major chromosome 5, Pma_NU_1.0 genomic sequence TAATACTTGTGTTAAATGTGGCTGCTTTCATCCTGCGTGACTGTCACGGTGTTCAACGCCTCATGCTAACGCTGAGCTCCGGGTTTAGCTTAGCTTTGGGTTAGCCTAGCCGGCTGCTTCCTTTTGTTTGTTGGCCAGTTAAACGGTTTCGGTTGAGGTTGATTAAACTGAGACAGACACTCGGACAGGGTGTGGACTCTGTGTGGACTCACACTTTATCAAAGTTTAATCTAATTCTGGcatttttccctgtttttttcctcctcacaggATCAAGATGACAGCCGCACCTTACAACTACTCCTACATCTTTAAGTACATCATCATCGGTGAGTGCGGCGGTTTGATTTGTCCCACTGGAGCAGGTGTGACAGTGAACGCAACACAGTGTGTGGCCTTTACTGTCAACATGAACTGATGAGAAAGAGTCTGAGAAGATTTGATGttgtttacatgaaaacatgaaacagtgatggaggaagaaTTCAGATCCTTCATCAAGTACTTCAGTTACTACGTTGCAAGTAGAAGTACTGCATTGAACGTactacttaagtaaaagtatcaaGTAAATCTAGCTAGAAAatctaaagtaaaagtagtgaTGTGAGTGAAGTGTGGCTGCAGGCTGCGACTGTCTGACGCCATCAGATGAGTGTTTCAGTCGTTCATGTAAAAGCAGGATGTTGCTGCTGAAGCCGCCGAGCTGGACCTCGTCTTAAACTTTTCTTTAATGAGTCTTTTCattcttcttttcaaaatgatttttaaaaaatcaagttAAAAAACGTGAACTTGTgagtagaaagtacaatatttccctctgagatgtggTGGAGTAATGAAAAGAGAAGACTCAGGTAAAGTAAGAGTAtctcaaatactgtatgtacttgagtaaatgtacttatgttAATATTATTGATATTTCAGGTCATTAATAATTGATATTAACATTTTCAAGAACATTGTTCCAATAACACAGATTCTGATGCCATTATAACAGttaatttcagtgttttcagctttgtaaCATTATGTTTGTCTGCATGGTCTTAATTAGTTAAGTAACTCGTTAATattaaagctgtcagataaatgcagtgaaggtaaaagtacagtatttcccTCTGTGACGTCttgaagtagaagtagaaagtgaaGGGGGAAGTAAAAATACCTCAGATTTGTACTTGAGTTAATGTCACTCAACATTCTGCAGTCGTGGTTTTACATATTTTTGACGATGTAACTACAAGTCGTCCACGTTTCACTTTCCAGGCTTCGTTTTTCTAACTCACATCAACAGTTTTGAATCGATTTTCTTCCTCCCGGGCAGCTATCAGCTCGAGCTGTTTCTATGAAAATTGATTTGTAGAGACTTGATGTCTGACAGATGACTCGTCCGTGACGGGCTGACTGCTCGTGTTCGCTCCACTGTTAACCCTTAAAGAGCAGCCGAGTGTGAGGAGTTAGTCCAAACATCTCTGCTGATCATTCTCATGATTATCATTTATTCTGTACAATGTCCAAGAGATATGTTTAAACGCTCATCACTTGagctcaaagtgacgtcttcagatgtcttcttttgtccaaccaaaagTCCGAAACctaaaactcttcatttactttcagaaatgacaaagaaaaactgcagtttttgcactttgaagctggaaccagacgaTGTTCGATGCTTCCACCTGAACAACATGTGTCTTAAATGATCTGtttctttgattaaaaaaagttcACAGCTACAGGAAGTCTGTGGACAGGAAAACTGAAGGAGAACAGTCAACTACGACTCCCAGGGTGCATTTCACCAACAAACATCCAATCAGAGAGCTTCACATTCAGCTGTGTGCTCTGCTAATCATTAGCAGAAGTGAAAGATGACACTTTGTAGAGTTTACTCTGGATCAGTTCGGTGTCCACGCCTGCTTCTCCATTagcaacagcagctgaggctcatgggtattgTAGTATTTGGAACCATCCACCAaagggacaaaaaaaatctaattttataaGAAAACAGAGTtgaaacaatttaaaatgaGTCAGAACACGAAGTTAAACAGCCGTCCTGAGTCCTGACGGCCGCAGCTCCTCTCACTTTACATCTAACAACAAGTAAAGATCTGAACTGAGTGAGtcctcactgtgacctctgacctccgaCCTCCTGTGTttactcctcctctctccaggtGATATGGGAGTCGGGAAGTCATGTCTGCTGCACCAGTTCACAGAGAAAAAGTGTGAGTCCTTCCTTCTTCTTATTGTCTCCTTCTgtacatcctcctcttcctcatcctcatcatcctcatcatcatccgTTCTGTTTGAGCTCTTTTTCTCATCAGTCAAACTCGACGACCTCTCGTCTCCAAACCTaaaactttcttcttcttttgttcagaaaaagacagaaaaaaaacttagACTGACAAATATTGTACGTATGTTtatatgtgttattttttatatgCATGTTAtacattattgatttattttattctaattaaatatgttcgtgttcagtgtgtgttgtgtgctgtcCTGTATAATGACAATAAGCTCAACCTTTAGATAAGAATGAGTCTCAGTTTAACTTACTCAGCAGCGTTTGGcaatttgttttagtttttttgtgtcGTAATTTTGCTTcaaattctgtgtgtgtgtgtgtgtgtgtgtgtgtgtgtgtgtgtgtgtgtgtgtgtgtgtgtgtgtgtgtgtgtgtgtgtgtgtgtgtgtgtgtgtgtgtgtgtagtcatgGCGGACTGTCCTCACACCATCGGGGTGGAGTTCGGGACGAGGATCATGGAGGTCCACGGTCAGAAGGTGAAGCTGCAGATTTGGGACACAGCCGGTCAGGAGCGCTTCAGGGCCGTCACCAGGTCCTATTACAGAGGGGCCGCCGGGGCCCTCATGGTGTATGACATCACCAGGTACTGacggggagggggaggggtcTGGAGGTGATGTCATGTGGTTGGTTGTTGGTATATGTGTGTGGACGCTCGTCTTCTGAAACTTCCTGTTCATGTAATAAAAACTGGGCTGCTGTAATCTGAGAGGAGCCGATAGAGAGATAATACAGAGACACTCCATGTTGatgaaagtcagctgaagtctcgtcgtccacaaacatttctggagcttcacagtaaaacagagttgcagcattctgctgaacacctgaagcagctggagacgtaaacatttcctgtgtgtgtctttgtgttcagGAGAAGTACTTACAATCACCTGAGCAGCTGGTTGACAGACGCCAGGAACCTGACCAACCCAAACAcggtgagcacacacacacacacacacacacacacacacacacacacacacacacacacacacacacacacacacacacacacacacacacacacagtccgtccacaccaacaacaataataaaatcattaacTTCAGTAGGTGACAGAGTCCACACAGCAACTATCAAACACAGTGACGGTTGTGAGTCAAATCTTTATGATCATCTTCAGAGCGATTTGATGAGCGATAAATAAACGATAAAATGATCCCAGAGGAAGAAAACTGCGTCAGTATGAAGAGTTACGCCATCACCGGACAAAGATTTGTTCTCACAGGATCAACACTCAGATATGTTGACACATATCAGCCGGCGTGTAATGCAGACTGCAGCCACAGTGTGGCGCCAAGTGTTCAGTGTCATTAATGTGAGTTTAATGTCCCCTGATGGTTCAGGCTGCTGGCGTCACTGAGCagttacatttatttcagtCTTACTGTATAAAACAATGGAGACAATGAGGCAAACGACTGTTTAAAAATAGGTAAAGACTCTTTATATCACATAAAATCCAACATAAAAAAAGGTGTTTGCTGAAGCTgcagtttattattttacaacacacttcctgtctgacttcAGGAGCTCACATCTGCccaacaaaaatgcaaattcctcTTAAATCAAACCGACTTTTTCCTATTTTAAACAACCTTGTGTGGTAACTAGTCTGGTGTTTCCAGGTGATCATCCTGATCGGTAACAAGGCCGACCTGGAGGCTCAGAGAGATGTGACGTACGAGGAGGCCAAACAGTTTGCTGAAGAGAACGGTGagaagtgtgtctgtgtatttgtgACACTGTTTGTgggtaaaatatttaaatgaaaatgaagctgaaaacaggtCATCAGACTGATTTTGATCCTTATATCTTGTTTATTATCAGGTTTGCTGTTTCTGGAGGCCAGCGCTAAGACGTAAGTACACAACAAACACACGGCTGAAAACACGCGGGCCGGCCCGAATACCGTTTTTGAGGCTTCGAAGTTTAAGTCAGAATCTTTCGCAAATATATGAATCGCACGAAGCGACACGCGCTGTACTTTCCTCAAACAAAAGACATCAGCCACCGTCTCTTCCATCGCCATCTCAGAAGTCAACTTAATGAGCAGAACCAGACCGATGATGAGTTTTGGGGGCTGATGcgtcataaacacacattttttgtaatgatcCTTCTAATGATGTAATCAAACACTTGTAACAAAGATGCATCACaaaatggaggcaggatatttggtagtttaataataaactttacatttcaaaatgacaaaagtgcactgaaacaggaaacatcactgGTAATTTATAAACGGCACATcatcccaagcatctttttcgGCACCATGTTCTTTAATAATGTTGTTGCACTTTTGATACGCTGATACGGATGTTTGTGAAAGGCCAATATCAGCCGACCATTATATTGTTCAGGCTCGAGTCCTGAGGTGATTTAAAAGCCACAGAGGATCTCCCTCCCCGTCCCGACACGTCGCCTTCCTCtgaaaaagaggaaggagaaactGGTGcttcatattttgtcatttaatttattttatgtatttatatatttttttctctgttgctgATATTTGTAAAACCGGATGATGTCATACATTCTTGTATTCCCATGTGAGATGGGTTGGATGTCGGCAcgacacagaaataaaaattaacTAACCACTGATTTGGCCGCTGGTTACCATGGCAACTGCCAAAGCTTTCACGTcagcactgaaaaaaagaaaagcgtGCGTATGAGTAACTCATCCCCAcaacatacacagacatgttGTTACATGTGAAGCATCACACAGGTTGTGATGACCTGAAACTGACCCGTGACCATAAATCGgcatcattttcaaaacaaacatcGGTCTCGTCCGTCCGCAGACTCCCACTGTTTATTTGTGTCTTATCTTTTTCCTCAGAGGGGAGAATGTGGAAGAAGCCTTCCTGGAGGCTGCAAAGAGGATTTACCAGAACATCCAAGATGGCAGTCTGGACCTGAACGCTGCCGAGTCGGGAGTCCAGCACAAGCCGTCTGCACCTCAGGGAGGCCGCCTCAACGCCGACAGCCAGCCGGCCAAAGAAGGCTGCAGCTGCTAACCACAGACAGAAACTACAAACCCCtcagacggacggacagacggacagagacgTACACAGAGATCCCCTCTTCACCAGGCACCAACATGCGTCTGCTGACCAGAGTCATCAAACAGGATTTAGATGGATTATAATTCATATCTCAGTGCTCACACAGCCCAACCGCCGACTGACCAATCCAGACCGGAGTTCAGTCCTCCAATCAAACATTTACCAGCTTTGGTTAAATCAGGACTCCAACCAACTCTAGAATCTTCCAGCTGTCGAGTCCTCTCCATGCCAGCTCTGGATCAGTCTCAAATCTGGCTCAGTCTTTGGCAACACCTGAATCAGGACCATCCCAGACCTAAACTGGATCACCGTGTGGACAAAATGAATCCCTCAGCATAAATCTCAACCACTGTCCACACCTGAATCACGTTGGGTCTCATTCCAACAACCTCGACCTCCTTCAGCCCACAGTCAGGCTGTTTTGACCCCAGAAGAGGACAGCGATCCTCCCAGCAACAGAAACCAGTTTACCAAGACTGGACCACTGTCCCGGCCTTGTTTCTTCCAAGTCTGGAGCACTGCTGGCCTAACTCACACAAGGGTTGTCTACCGAAGGGACTACCGTGATCCAGACTGCAAAACATCGAGAGACAAAGGCTCAAATCTGGACCACTTGAATAGAATAGTCCTAAACCATTAACCTTTCAACCCATTTCCCCAAGACTGGACCACACCCTGGACCTCGTTTCTTCCAGGTCTTCAGTGCTGTTGGCCAGATTCAAAGATACACCAAGAGGGACCGGAGATGAGCAGCTTATCACCAGACAGCTTATCACCAGACAACCCTTCTCCTGGACAGGAGCTCAGTCAACCAGAGCAAACTCGGCCGCCCCTCAGATTTGGACTTCCCTTGTCCAACGAGACAAATGAACACACAAGGCTCAAATTGGTAAATTCGTAGCTTTGGCTGAAGCCGGACTGCTCTCGGTCCAGATCTTTAAATCTAGGCCGTAGGGTCACATTTTGCTATAAATCCAGATTGCCCCAACGCCCGGTTCTGATGTTCTCTTTGACATGAACTTCTGAATTTGTCGTCGTACTAATGTCTTGGACGTGTGTGATGTCCCATCATTTGTTGTCCAGTTGGAAAAGATTAATTCTTCAGAATGGTCAAATCTAACAGAGAGCCACCTGGACATCTGAACTCCACCAGGATCCCTTCC encodes the following:
- the LOC140995401 gene encoding ras-related protein Rab-14-like, whose amino-acid sequence is MTAAPYNYSYIFKYIIIGDMGVGKSCLLHQFTEKKFMADCPHTIGVEFGTRIMEVHGQKVKLQIWDTAGQERFRAVTRSYYRGAAGALMVYDITRRSTYNHLSSWLTDARNLTNPNTVIILIGNKADLEAQRDVTYEEAKQFAEENGLLFLEASAKTGENVEEAFLEAAKRIYQNIQDGSLDLNAAESGVQHKPSAPQGGRLNADSQPAKEGCSC